The following proteins are encoded in a genomic region of Sulfurospirillum arsenophilum NBRC 109478:
- a CDS encoding DNA/RNA non-specific endonuclease, with product MKKLHFSVSLLTLLFKNPKLFLVALLLGGLSYSYECFIARDTMSFAGIPTARESSMQTSTRIFRNHAYMVGYSDLKGNPLWVVYKLTTSDENAHHLKRPDSFSSDWRNFGLITSSDYTNSGYDRGHMAPNHAIALLYGKEAQQETFLMTNITPQKPSLNQKLWQHLEAIELETFAPKFKELWVYTGPLFDAKTVRLKNSYWVEIPDAFYKIYIGIKGNGEIKTLSLIIPQNAKSNERLEKYVVSIDDVEYRSGFDFIHQLDDDIEDRLESTIELQNWF from the coding sequence GTGAAAAAATTGCATTTTAGCGTTTCCTTGCTCACACTTTTATTTAAAAATCCCAAATTATTTTTGGTAGCTCTTCTTCTAGGAGGGCTATCTTACTCTTATGAATGCTTCATCGCGCGTGATACTATGTCCTTTGCAGGTATTCCTACCGCTAGAGAGAGTTCGATGCAGACCTCTACAAGAATTTTCCGAAATCACGCTTACATGGTAGGTTATTCTGATCTAAAAGGCAATCCCTTGTGGGTTGTTTATAAGTTAACAACTTCAGATGAAAATGCGCATCACCTCAAACGTCCTGATAGTTTTAGTAGTGATTGGCGCAATTTTGGGTTAATCACATCAAGCGATTATACCAATAGTGGGTATGATAGAGGTCACATGGCACCTAATCATGCGATTGCGCTTTTATATGGCAAGGAAGCTCAGCAAGAGACTTTTTTGATGACGAACATTACTCCCCAAAAACCTTCTTTAAATCAAAAACTATGGCAACACTTAGAAGCGATAGAACTAGAGACCTTCGCACCAAAATTTAAAGAGCTTTGGGTTTACACAGGGCCATTGTTTGATGCCAAAACAGTACGACTAAAAAATTCTTATTGGGTAGAAATTCCAGATGCTTTTTATAAAATATATATCGGGATCAAAGGTAATGGAGAGATCAAAACACTTTCTTTGATCATTCCGCAAAATGCTAAATCCAATGAGCGCCTTGAAAAGTATGTGGTAAGTATAGATGACGTGGAATATCGTAGTGGATTTGATTTTATACACCAACTAGATGATGATATTGAAGATAGACTTGAATCAACAATAGAGCTACAAAACTGGTTTTAA
- a CDS encoding twin-arginine translocase TatA/TatE family subunit, translating into MGSFSIGHWLVILAVVVLLFGAKKIPELAKGIGQGMKDFKKAIKEDEEVKTTVDKVEAKPESGAAPTATTSTPADEKKSV; encoded by the coding sequence ATGGGTTCATTTAGTATAGGTCATTGGTTAGTCATTTTAGCCGTTGTTGTTTTATTGTTTGGTGCTAAAAAAATACCAGAACTTGCAAAAGGTATTGGTCAAGGTATGAAAGATTTTAAAAAAGCTATCAAAGAAGATGAAGAAGTTAAAACTACTGTAGATAAAGTAGAAGCAAAACCTGAATCTGGTGCTGCACCTACGGCTACAACATCAACACCCGCAGATGAAAAAAAATCTGTATAA
- the argS gene encoding arginine--tRNA ligase — translation MKKSVIHAIKEKLQREFVLEKPTNLSFGHYATPIAFSLAKELKKSPIAIAEEIVTQFDTGDIFQEVTPIKGYINFKLSESFLDQYATWAIQNEALFGKDEQTESILLEYVSANPTGPLHIGHARGAVIGDALARLGKHLGYKITTEYYVNDAGNQVDLLGLSLYLAGREHVLGLTVEWPEEFYRGEYIVDLAHVAKEELGNAIFEDEANIKTLSVWGKDKMLELIKSNLADVGIEFEQFVSEKSLYDKWDESFVKLQKHDKTYTDGGKIWIRSTELGDEKDRVVVREDGRPTYLAGDIIYHDNKFQRGYDKYINIWGADHHGYISRVKAAINFLGYDEQKLEVILAQMVSLLKGGEPYKMSKRAGNFILMSDVVSEVGSDALRFVFLSKKSDTHLEFDIDVFKQEDSNNPIFYINYAHARINQIFAKAEKSISDVQNVKLENLSEEAQNLLFSALLLPEVLEDAFHSRQVQKVTEYLKNLAASLHKFYNENRVVGSSDEEKLLKLFAVVGLSLRVGLKLIGINAKDKM, via the coding sequence TTGAAAAAATCGGTTATTCATGCTATTAAAGAAAAATTACAAAGAGAGTTTGTTTTAGAAAAACCTACCAACCTCTCTTTTGGTCATTATGCAACCCCTATCGCCTTTTCTCTTGCAAAGGAGTTAAAAAAATCTCCTATTGCCATTGCTGAAGAGATTGTCACACAGTTTGATACTGGCGATATTTTTCAAGAAGTCACACCTATCAAAGGGTATATTAACTTTAAGCTCAGCGAGAGTTTTTTGGATCAGTATGCTACGTGGGCGATTCAAAATGAGGCTCTTTTTGGAAAAGATGAGCAAACGGAGTCTATATTACTCGAATACGTGAGTGCCAATCCAACAGGTCCTTTACACATTGGTCATGCCAGAGGTGCCGTTATAGGTGATGCTTTAGCTCGTCTTGGAAAGCATTTGGGCTATAAAATTACTACAGAATACTATGTGAATGATGCAGGTAATCAAGTTGACCTTTTAGGCCTTTCTTTGTACCTTGCAGGACGTGAACATGTGCTTGGCTTAACGGTAGAGTGGCCAGAAGAGTTTTATCGAGGCGAATACATTGTTGATTTAGCTCACGTTGCAAAAGAAGAGCTTGGTAATGCTATTTTCGAAGATGAAGCTAACATCAAAACGCTCTCTGTGTGGGGCAAAGATAAGATGTTAGAGCTTATCAAGTCTAACCTTGCTGACGTTGGCATTGAATTTGAACAATTTGTCAGTGAAAAATCACTTTATGACAAATGGGACGAGAGCTTTGTAAAACTTCAAAAGCACGATAAAACGTATACAGATGGTGGAAAAATTTGGATTCGCTCTACAGAACTTGGCGATGAAAAAGATCGTGTGGTTGTACGAGAAGATGGTAGACCTACCTATCTTGCAGGCGATATCATCTATCACGATAATAAGTTTCAACGAGGTTATGATAAATATATCAATATTTGGGGTGCTGATCACCACGGATACATTTCTCGTGTGAAAGCAGCCATTAATTTCTTAGGGTATGATGAGCAAAAACTTGAAGTTATTTTAGCGCAAATGGTTTCACTTTTAAAAGGTGGTGAGCCTTATAAAATGAGCAAACGCGCAGGCAATTTTATTTTGATGAGTGATGTTGTGAGTGAAGTAGGAAGCGATGCCTTACGTTTTGTTTTTCTCAGTAAAAAATCAGACACACATCTTGAATTTGATATCGATGTCTTTAAACAAGAAGATAGTAACAACCCTATTTTTTACATTAACTATGCGCATGCACGGATCAATCAAATTTTTGCAAAAGCGGAAAAAAGTATTAGTGATGTACAAAACGTGAAGCTGGAAAATCTTAGCGAAGAGGCTCAAAATCTTCTCTTTAGTGCGCTATTGTTGCCAGAAGTTTTGGAAGATGCTTTTCACTCAAGACAAGTACAAAAAGTGACAGAGTACCTTAAAAATCTTGCTGCGAGTTTGCATAAATTTTACAATGAAAATCGCGTTGTTGGAAGCAGTGATGAAGAAAAACTTCTTAAGCTGTTTGCAGTTGTGGGACTTTCACTCCGTGTAGGACTTAAACTCATAGGTATTAACGCAAAAGATAAAATGTAG
- a CDS encoding Fur family transcriptional regulator produces MDRFKDVLKASNLKSTHQRLVILDSIDQFGHVDIDTLYDTIFQKYSTMSKATLYRNINDLISFHILEEVKLPQQKQQYEIKKVPHIHLLCSECGSVEDMFVETKPLLETISSQSGFHINNSFIVMNGTCQACQTKK; encoded by the coding sequence ATGGATCGATTTAAAGATGTTTTAAAAGCAAGCAACCTCAAATCAACACACCAAAGGCTTGTTATTTTAGATTCAATCGATCAGTTTGGACATGTCGACATTGACACACTTTACGACACCATTTTTCAAAAATATTCTACTATGTCAAAAGCAACACTTTACCGCAATATCAATGACCTTATCTCTTTTCATATTTTAGAAGAGGTCAAGCTTCCACAGCAAAAACAACAATATGAAATCAAGAAAGTGCCTCACATTCATCTTTTATGCTCAGAGTGTGGCAGTGTCGAAGATATGTTTGTAGAGACAAAACCACTTTTAGAGACGATATCTTCTCAAAGTGGCTTTCATATTAACAACAGCTTCATTGTTATGAATGGAACCTGTCAAGCCTGTCAGACTAAGAAATAA
- the gmk gene encoding guanylate kinase codes for MKGNLLVISGPSGSGKSSLMKEVLHEITDSYFSISSTTRPIREGEIDGVNYHFISKEEFENDIDAGFFLEWAKVHDNYYGTSLKPILKELHEGKLVICDIDVQGHKIAREKFGNLITSVFLTTPDQKSLQKRLVYRGTDSNEVIEKRLANAVSEMTRIREYDYVLINDDFKTALHDLLAIAYASRKKMELMDLGEFISAWANIE; via the coding sequence GTGAAAGGCAATCTTTTAGTGATTTCAGGCCCGAGTGGTTCGGGTAAAAGCTCTTTGATGAAAGAAGTACTTCACGAAATTACGGATTCTTATTTCTCAATTTCCAGTACAACACGTCCTATTCGCGAAGGTGAAATTGATGGTGTCAATTACCATTTTATTTCCAAAGAAGAGTTTGAAAACGATATAGACGCAGGATTTTTCTTGGAATGGGCAAAAGTGCATGACAACTATTATGGCACATCGCTCAAGCCTATTTTAAAAGAGTTGCATGAGGGAAAATTGGTCATTTGTGATATTGATGTGCAAGGACATAAAATTGCACGGGAAAAGTTTGGAAATTTAATTACCTCTGTTTTTCTCACTACTCCTGACCAAAAAAGTCTTCAAAAACGATTGGTTTATCGTGGGACGGATAGTAATGAAGTGATCGAAAAACGTTTAGCTAATGCAGTTTCAGAGATGACACGTATTAGAGAGTATGATTATGTTTTGATAAACGATGATTTTAAAACTGCGTTACATGATTTATTGGCAATTGCTTATGCTTCGCGTAAAAAAATGGAACTAATGGATTTGGGTGAATTTATCAGCGCATGGGCAAATATCGAATAA